The genomic stretch TTCAATCTAGCATcgaatctttttttcttctgcttTTCTTGCTGCTCCTAGTTAATGGATTCACGACTAGTTTACTCGACTAGTGTGCCGTTCCTGCTTGGTTGCAATCTCTCGCGCTATCCCTGTTCTAGTCGATGTTTAGCGTGTACTTGGATTGGTCATTGCGGGGTAGTAATACTGGGGAGTTGATTTGATTGTTCATCTAATGTTGTTAGCAGAGGGAGTATTTGACTGTATGATCCTTTGTTGTTGTGACACCGGGTGCTAGGGAGTGACTGTATGATTCAGCTGTTCATCTAATGTTGTTAGCAGTGGGGGTGTTTGACTGTGCGATTCTTTGTTGTCGTGAAACCGGGTGCTAGGGATTGACTGTATGATTCAGCTATTCGTCTAATGTTGTTAGCAGTGGGGGTGTTTGACTCTGATTCTTTGTTATCGTGAAACCGGGTGCTACGGATTGACTATGATTCAGCTATTCATCTAATGTTATTAGCAATGGGTGTGTTTGACTGTATGATTCTTTGTTGCCCTACAACCGGGTGCTACCGTATGATTCCAGTTGGCTTGAAGCTGATATATCGTTTGCTGCAGGAGACTGAAGCAAAGAAGAAGATGCTAGCGAGCGCAAACCGGACAAAGCTCGCCCTCGCTGCTGAAGTCAAGTATGACAGTTCCTTTGCTCTTGCTTTTATCACTTCATACTGACATCACTGCGACCTTTCAGCTTTGCTAACTGTATAAACTGCTTTCTGTTGCAAGGTTCCTGCAAAGGAAGCACAGATCCTTTGCCAAGAGTTCGAATAAGACACATTACAAGCTGAAGAAGCAGGCTCGGTACGTTCCATCTCCGTTGGGAAGGGCTTCAGTGTTTGCTGATCATGATGTGACCAGGACTGAAGGGGCTTCTTGCAGCAAAAACCCAAATTTTGACTTGAATCAAGGCTCTGCAATGGTATGCGATGTGAGTTCATGAAGTAAACTGTATGAGAAAAGTTTTAGTATAAGTTTCTTGCTATTAAAGGCATCTCTTTGTCTGCAGAATGATGAGGGGAATGATTACCAGGGGCATAGGAGCCATCTGGAACTTGATAACTTTGATCAGGTTGGGGTGGATGAAGAGATGATTGCAGCCGATGTCAAATTATCTGTTTGTAGGGATTCAGGAAATTCTCCGGCAAGTGATGATAAGAGGACAATCCCTTGGCAAGACCGGTTAGCATTGAAGGCCTAGTCCTTCCATAGATTGGTTAAGAAATAACAATTCTCTATGATAATTGATTACCCTTGCTATTCCCCCAAATGCTTAGTAGTCTTTGTACAGGAACAATCGATAAGGATAGTTGTATGCATGGTGCCATGGTGCACTGCCTGATCTACAAATTCAGATGGTTGATCTTATGCAAGTTTGACATGAGAATTGTGATGCTATGAATGAATTCTGTCCAGATTTCAGGTTGACTGCATTAGCTTTTGTGCATGGAAATAGTTTCCAATCATCAAGAAAAAGATCTCTTAAGTTTCCAGTGCTGTATATATCGTATGTTTGGAGGTTAAATGCCTGGTATTGTAGTCGAGTTTTTGTTTCGTTTTGTTTGTTTGGCGTCACATTTTTTTTCTGGTTGTTTGCACGCTTTTAAAGAAATTGTGCTTTATATTTAGGGTGTTGTACTGCACATAGCTTGtggaaaatatttttatagAAAACAAATAAATACATGCAAAAGGGTGGTCAAAGTCAAAGATTTGTGTTAGACCATCTCACTTCAAAAACATCAATAACAGAGCATGAGCAACGGATGAGCATTGATGAAACTATGAAAGTACTGCATGAACATATATTTTCTAATATAAATTAGTCTTATGCCATAGAAGTTGAACTTAGCGAAACGGAACACCACCCCGTGTGGataccctgctaaagtttagcatatgtcacattggatgtttggatgctaattaggagtattagacataggctaattacaaaactaattgcacagatggagtctaatttgagagacgaatctattaagcctaattagtccatgatttgacaatgtggtgctacagtaaccatttgcttcgtctcacgaattagcacaggttctacaattaattttataattaactcatgtttagttttcctaattagcatccaaacatccgacaTGGcactgctaaattttagcacatagtatccaaacaccctctaaagtCAGCCCCCAAAATGAACGATGAAACTGGCATCTTGCTCTACAGCCTTCCAATCAGCAGCCATTGACCTAAAATGAACGATTTTTTTTAAGGTCAACCGGGGATAAAAAGTCCCGACCTGAATTTCATTTCATTAAACCACATAAGTCAAGCTAGCCGGTGATGATTTTGTACAAAGTACCTTACAAATAGTAGACTGCCGTTACAAATAGTAGACTGCGGAGCAATCACATGAGAAAAGACCTAGAGAAGAGCGTGAAGAACTAGGTACAACACCAAGAACAACATGTAGGAGAGACACAACTTGCAAATCATTCAAAGACAAGGCACGACACGGCTGAGGGACAACCACCGATCACCGATCAGCGCCACCACCAAACAACATACTTGCCGATTACGCCATGACTGTTGCACCCTGCACCACCCCTCGTAGCTACGTCGCCTCGTTGTTGCCCTCCATCTGAGAGAACACCCAACGGAAAGAACAACATGTAGGAGAGACACAACTCGCAAACTATTCAAAGACAAGGCACGGCCCGGCCGAGGGACAACCACCGATCGCCGATTAGCGCCACCACCGAACAACATACTCGCCGATTACGCCATGACTGTTGCACCTTGCACCACCTCTCGTAGCTATACCGTCCCATTGTTGCCCTCTATATGAGGGAACACCCAACGAAATGGGGACTAAGG from Setaria italica strain Yugu1 chromosome II, Setaria_italica_v2.0, whole genome shotgun sequence encodes the following:
- the LOC101758443 gene encoding uncharacterized protein LOC101758443 isoform X2, with protein sequence MDDIGGGRGRKGDALLTPPRGPGLPSSSPSPSGSGLLLPCPPSAAAVLALPASRDPAASEGAGFLAAPRLAGAMDGGGEALLVRRSKGKKRPPAAAHAERDSGAGGRFRSLMRDYNDLLEETEAKKKMLASANRTKLALAAEVKFLQRKHRSFAKSSNKTHYKLKKQARYVPSPLGRASVFADHDVTRTEGASCSKNPNFDLNQGSAMNDEGNDYQGHRSHLELDNFDQVGVDEEMIAADVKLSVCRDSGNSPASDDKRTIPWQDRLALKA
- the LOC101758443 gene encoding uncharacterized protein LOC101758443 isoform X1, translating into MDDIGGGRGRKGDALLTPPRGPGLPSSSPSPSGSGLLLPCPPSAAAVLALPASRDPAASEGAGFLAAPRLAGAMDGGGEALLVRRSKGKKRPPAAAHAERDSGAGGRFRSLMRDYNDLLEETEAKKKMLASANRTKLALAAEVKFLQRKHRSFAKSSNKTHYKLKKQARYVPSPLGRASVFADHDVTRTEGASCSKNPNFDLNQGSAMVCDNDEGNDYQGHRSHLELDNFDQVGVDEEMIAADVKLSVCRDSGNSPASDDKRTIPWQDRLALKA